The genome window CCTCGCGGCCGTATGTCACCGGGCCGCAGGAGGTGCCGGCGAATACCGTCTACCAGCCGCTGGCCAAGGGCGGCCTGGCCTTCACGGAACAGGTCAGCCTGTCCGGCGAGGCGGGCCTGTCGGGCGGCGATATTGAACTCGATAACGCCGATGGCGCTCTGGATGGCTGGTTGGATGACGTCTGGATGAACCGGCCGATCAAAGCATGGGCAGGCGATCCCTCCTGGCCGCGTGCCGACTTCCAGCTGGTCTTCGACGGCATCATCGCCGACGGGGCCAGTGCGGGGCGCGAGTCGGTCAACCTGGTACTACGCGACAAGCTGCAGCGCCTGAATACGCCGATCTCCGAGGCCAAGCTGGGGGGCACGACGCCGAACAAGGACGCCATCCTGCCGATACCGTTTGGCGAGTGCCACAACGTCACGCCGCTGCTGACCGATCCGGCGACCCTGGAATACGGCTTTCTCGGCGCGGTTGAATCGACGTTCGAGGTGCGCACCAACGGCAAGCCGATTGCCGTGGCCTTGAATGACCAGGCGGGACGCTTCAATCTGACCACCGATCCGTTTTCCACCACGATCACGGCCAGCGTGCAGGGCGACAAGGGCGGCGGTTATGCGCCGCGCATCGCGCCGCTGGTGCAGCGTATCGCCACCGCCTACGGCAAGGTATCGGACCACTTCACCCTGGCCGACCTGGACCTGGCCAATCTGGCCGCCTTCGATGCCGCCCACCCGCAGCTGGTGGGCCTGTACGTTGCGGACCGGACGAACCAGGCGCAAGCTATCCAGCAACTGGCGGCCAGCGTGGGCGCCCAGGCGCTGATGTCGCGCACCGGCCAGCTGCGCCTGGTGCAGATCGCGCTGCCCGCCTCCGGCGTGCCGGTGCAGATTGGCCCCGAACACATGCGACTCAATTCCTTGCGCCCGGTACAGCGCCTGCCAGTGGTGGCGGCCGTCAAGATCGCCTTCGACCGCAATTACACGCTGCAGGCCAGTCTGACCACCAGCATCCCGCCAGCGCATGCCGACCTGTACGCGACGGAGTGGCTGACGGAAACCGCTGTCGATGGCGATGTGAAGGCGCGCTACCGGCTGACGGATGACCCGCCGCAGATCGAAACCTGCCTCAAGACCAACGCGGACGCGCAAGCGGAAGCGGCCCGGCGCCTGGCCCTGAACAAGGTGCAGCGCACGATTTACGAATTTGATGGAGAGCCTGAGATGATGATGCTGGAACTGGGGCAGCCCGTGGTGCTGCGCGATGATCGCTTCGGCCTGCAGGACGGCATGCCCGGCGTGGTGGTACTGCTGTCGCACCAATGGCTGGCCGGGCGCGTGACGGTGGGGGTGCTGGTATGACGGCCATCGGCGGCGCGCGCGATACGCTGCTGCAGGCGACGGCTCAGCGCTTCAGCACGACGGCCGATGGCAAGGCGATCCTGATGTCGGCCAGCACGCCCGTCTTTCGCGTCAATAGCGCCGGCGCCGGCGCGCCCGGTTCGATTGCCATTACCGCCAAGCCGGTGAACGTGGTGGGCGATATCGTGTTTTCCGTATCAGCCGGCACGACCTTGCGGGTCAACGGCAACGTGGCCACGGTCGACTTTGCCACCATGACCACGGATACCGCCCTGGTGCAGGCGCGCATCCGCGAATTCGGCGTCGATTACCTCGCCAATTACATGGTCAGCAAGGTCTTCGACGGCGTTGCCGGCGAGACGGGCCTGGCCGGCTTGAACACGGGCCAGGCCTTCGCCTACAAGCGCGCGGCCGTGGCGCCTGCGGACTCGCCCGGCGACGTGATCTACACCTTCGCCACGGCGGCCATCACCACGCCGGCCGGCAACGACCTGGCCAATGGCTGGTCGAAGAACATCCCGGCCGGCACGGCGCCCTTGTACGTGCGCGTGGCGGCTGCCAGCTCGCGCAATGCCACGGATAGCATCGCCGCCAATGAGTGGGCGGGGGCCGTGCAGCTGGCCAAAGATGGTGCTGCGGGCGCCAATGGCGTCGACGGCCTGAATGTGGCGCCCGTGCGCATCTACCAGCGCGGCGCCTCCAACATTGCGCCGGCGCTGCCAAGCGCGGCATGCACATTCACCTTTGCCACGGGCGCGCTGACAGGCCTGAACAACGGCTGGTCGACGCAGGTGCCGACGGCGGGTGGTGCCTACCTGTTCACATCGGGCGCCACGGCCGCGTCGCGCACGGCGACCGACGACATCGCCCCAGGCGAATGGGCGGCCGCTGCGCGCCTAGCCGCCGATGGCGCCACCGGCCAGCGCGGTACCGTGACGGTGACGGCGCCCGGCTATTCGGCCTGGTCGGATGCCTCGGCCGTGTATGAGCTGGGGCATGCAGGCTATGGGGCGCCGATCAATCGCGACGTGGTGACCTTGTATGACGCGACGCATGCGGTGACGAAGTTCTACGTTGATGGCGGCTGGGAGAGCTTGGATACTGTTCTGAACGGCAATTTGCTGGTGCCGGGCACTGTGGCAACGCAGGCGCTGGCGGCGGACTCCGTTACAGCCGAAAAGATTGATGCGCGAGGGCTGAGCATCAAGGATACAGCTGGCAATATTATCCTCAGCGCCGGCACGCCCTTGACGTCGAACTATATGAATGCGGGGATAGGCGCAGGCAATCTGATCAGTAATTCCGGCCCGTACCCTGGCACTGCGGGGGGCTTCGGCGTGGAGTATTCTTTCGCCCCAGGGCTGACAGCTGTCATTGATAGCCCTGAGTTCTACCGGCCGACCGGCGCCGGCGGCGTTTACATGCGGTGCCCCGGGACCGTTCCAGTAGATGCGGTGGCTATCATGACCCCGAGGCAGGACGGCGCATTCCGAAAATTTCCGGTGATTTCTGGCGTGCGCTATGAATTCAGTATCTACATGACGACCCACCGCTGCAAGGGCGCGGCAAATATCGCCTTTTACGATGCCGCAGGCACGTATATAACGGAGATGGGTGGGAACGCTGTGGACAACGTGTCGACCACAGGCCCCCTGAGCGTGTGGCCAAGATCCGTTGTATTTGCTGTGGCGCCGGCAGGGGCCGCTTACGCGTCTGTACGCGGCGTGCTTGTTGGCAAGGGTGCCGTCGATGCCTACCTTTTTACCTCGTCGTGGTACTTCGGCGTGGCGCTTGCCGCGCAGACGGTGCCATCTGCTTGGGCCGATGGTCCAGGAGCGAGGTTTGGAGACAATCTTTACGGTCAGATCACGCCGACCAATTCGCCGACTTACATCGCTAACGCCGCCATTTTAAACGCGCAGATTGGCGGCGACATTTATAGCAGTAATTGGAATGGCAGTACGACAGGATGGCATCTGGACCGGAATGGGAATTTCTATGCGAACAGCGGCACTTTTCGTGGTGAACTACTTGGTGCGTCTGGCACTTTTTCCGGGAGATTGACGGCAACGACAGTTATTGCCGGACGGGGGCAAAACGAAAATAATACAACGTTCATCGATTTTAACGCTACCGGTAGTATGCCGTTTATCTATGCTGGCTCGGGAGCCGTGCGGATCACCGCCGATGGAGAGGGTACTTTTGCCCGCCGAATCCTCTCGCCACCGAATCTGGTGAAGCATGGAGTGGAGCGGATTTCCCCAGGAGTAGTGGGATGGATTAATGACGAATATCGTCAGTTTACTGTTTACATCGATACCGGGCACAGATTCGAGTCTCCATGGCATACCGTCCCATCGGACACTTTTTTGGCCAATGCCACGATTTCAGATGGTCAGAGCTGGCGCGGTGGCTGCAATGGCTATAGCGAAGCGTCTATTGTTGTTGGTGATGGCCTCAACAACGGAGCCTCCCTCTTGCCTCTCGATAATCAGATATACATTCGATTTACCTGGACCCCAGTCAGTGGCAGTGGCTACATCAACCCAACCGAGATCACCTGGAAATTGGTGAAAATCTAATGAAAAATCTACGCATTATTTATGACAATGCCGCCGACCGTGCGGTGTTGACGGCATCGAGCCAGGCGGGTGCGCTGGGGCCGGCCAATATGCAGCGCGACGGAAAGTCTCTGGTGTTGCGCTCAATCGGCGCAGCGTTGAGCATGACGGCAACGTGGCCATCACCGGAAATCATCGGTGGCGTGGCCCTGCCGTTTTGCAACCTGACTCCAACTGCGACCATCCGCGTGCGCGGCTACATCGAGCTTGGCGACGCTGCGCCAGCGTTCGATTCCGGCGTCATGCCAGCGTGTGAGTATGCGCGGCTGGGCATGTGGGACTGGGGCGCATTGCCGCTAGGCTTGAATGCCTACAGTTACGGCGGCGGTACGTATGCGCGGTGCTGGTTCCAGATGCGCAGCATCAGGAAACTGGTGATTGACCTGGCCGACCCCGACAATCCTGCCGGCTATATCGAGGCTCCCCGCCTGGTGGCGGGGGCTTACTGGAGTCCCGAGCAGAACGCATCGTATGGTGCTGGTATCACGACAGTCGATACCAGCAGTCAGTATCGCAACGGCGCCGGCGAACAGAAGGTGGAGCGGGGCGTGATGTACCGCAAGCTGTCGCTCGCGCTCGATCACATGACGCCGCTGGACCGTGCCGAACTGTGGCGCATCGTGCGCGGCAACGGCCTGTCGCGTCCGCTTTTCGTCAGCCTGTATCCCGATAGCGACGACGTTGAGCTGGAGCAGGCGCACCAGGTGTATGGGCGCCTGGCCAATCTGGCCGCCATCACCACACCATCTTTCCAGGCTTATGCCACCAACATTGAAATCGAGGAGCTGTAATGGGAGATTTTTTTTACTATGGGCAGAAGGATACGATCCAGCGCCTGAATGAGCTGGCTGGGCGCGGCGCCGTTGTGGCGTCGTATGCGCCAGGGGTGGGGCGGTCTCCGCTTGGAGGGCCGAATGGCTATATGAACCCTGCTTGGCTTGATCCAAATTTACCTTTATATACAGATGTGCCTCTGGCAGTTAAAGCTGCTGGTAAATTTGGATATACATTCCTTCATGCTGGCCAAGGGCAACGCTTGTATAAAATTGCAACATTACCAGTAGAAAATATTGGTTCCTACGCTACCCTACGTATAGACGCAATGCTTGGCGGGTGGGGGGGTAATCAAGTTACAGCGATGACTGTAATTATGGGTAATCGGGGTTATTTCTCAGTAGATTGGTCTTCTAGCTTGTATGTCCCAAAGGAAGTTAGATTTGTTGTCTACCAAGAAGTAGATGGAAGTCACTCTGTTTACCTGTTTTTTCTTCCCTCAATATTCGCCAAAGCCGCGTTCAACTTGCAAGGTCTTGGCTGCCAGTCGTATGCGTCGCCTACCTATACGGACACAGTTTCCGGCACTCTTGTATGGGATAGCGGGGCTAATGTTGGAAGTAATACCTACAAATCCCCTCGCTCTTATGGAACAGGCGAATATGTAGGTTTCGAAAATGGCACTAGTTTTGACAGTATTGTTGAGGTGCGTGCGCAAGATGGAGCCACATCTTCTGTGTCGTATATCGCAGGTGCACCAAAAGCAAATTCAATGGCGGCTAAACAAGAAGCAGAAGCCATTCGTATTGGTGTATCTGGTAATTCGGGCGTTTCTTACGCAGGCTTCTTCAATGCTTACGTGTCCGTCGGTGAAAATGCCAGCCCATTCGCGCTGGGGTATAAACTGACGCTAAAGGCTCGTGACGTGGGTTCGGGAAACTTCACCCCAACACTGTTCTCCATTGCCGGTAATGGCATGGTTTATGTTCCCTTGCTCAAAGCAGGAAGCTCAGACCCAGCTGCGTTTCACAATATATCCCGTGGAACGGGACAAGGTGCAGAGATTCTTATGGTCGGCGTAGATAATGCGCCAGCGCCAAGTGTAGGAATTTTGGCTTCTGATGGGACAGGTAGTTGGGGGCCAACTCTGTCGGTACTGTACGTGGGTAAGAACTCCGTTACAGGCCGCAGCATCTCAGCTTCCGGTACAGTTAATACATCTGGTAACGATTATGCCGAGTATATTTTCAAAAGCCCAATCTGCGGCATCGTCTCCCCCGGTCAAATTGTCGGCATCACCGCCGACAATAAAGTCACGGACAAGTGGGCCGATGCCATCATGTTCTCGATCAAATCGACGGCACCCTCGTTTGTCGGTGGCGATTCCTGGGCCAGCGACGTAGGGCAGCGCCCGTCGCCCCAGGCAGGGCCAGCACCGAGCCAGCCCCTGCGCCGTGAAGACGTGGTCACGCAGCAGCCATTGGCCGGCGCCAATCCACCGGATTACGAGGACGTGGTAACTGAACCAGGCGACACCGATGAAGAATGGGCGGAAAAGCAAGCCGCCTACACTGCCGCGCTGGCCGCCCACAACGTCGCCGTGCAGCAGGACGCCGAGGCCATGGCCACCTTCGACGCGGCGCTGGAAGTCAAGCGCCAGAAGGTCGACCGCATCGCCATCGCCGGCCGCGTGCCGGTGAACGTGCAGGGTGCCCAACCAGGCGATTACATCGTGCCGGTGCAGGACGGCGCCGGCATCAAGGGCGTTCCCGTGCACGAGGATGACCTCAGCATGAAGCAGTACCTGCGCGCGGTCGGCCGCGTGATCTCGATCGAGCCGGATGGCCGGGCCTATGTGATGGTCAAGGTCGTGTAGTACAGCAGCACTCCACCACAAACCCGCTTCGGCGGGTTTTTTCATTTCCACCACCTGAAAGGCAACCATGGCCCTCGAAACCACCGCCGCCGGCGGCGCTTTAATCAAACTGTTTGGCGTGCCCGTGCTGGCTGGCGCCGCTGCCACGTCGCTGGGCTTCATGTTCATGTGGCCCCAGTCCACCAAGGAGGCGTTTATTCGTTTTTGTTCCAGCATTATCATTTCCACCTTTCTCGGTCCCGTACTCGTGGCAGCCGTGCTGTCGTGGTGGCCCAGCTTGTTTGACAGCGCGAAGACCGTGGCGGGCCTGTATGGCGGCGATCCGGCCACGGGATTTTTGTTCATCGCCGCACCAGTGATGGTGGCGGCTGGCTTGCCCGCCTGGTGGGTGCTGGGCGCCTGCGTGCGCTGGTTCGACAAGCGGCGCGGCAAGGATATCGGCGAACTGGCGGCCGATGCGGCCGCTGCCGTCAAGGATGTGCGAGGTATGCTGTGACAGGCGCGCAATTGATGCAGATCATGCCGTTGGCCGGTCGCCGCGCTACGCTGTTCCTGGCGCCACTGAATGCGGCGATGGCCGAGTTCGGCATCGATACACCGCTGCGCCAGGCGGCGTTCCTGGCGCAGGTGGGCCACGAATCGGGACAGTTGCGCCATGTGCGCGAACTGGCCAGCGGCGCGGCCTATGAAGGCCGGGCCGACTTGGGCAATGTTGTCGCCGGTGATGGCGTGCGCTTCAAAGGACGCGGCTTGCTGCAGGTGACGGGGCGCGTCAATTATGCGGCGTGCGGCGTGGCGCTGGGCCTGGACTTGCTGGTGGCGCCGCAGTTGCTGGAGCAAACGATTTTCGCTTGCCGCTCGGCGGGCTGGTTCTGGCAATCGCGCGGCTTGAACCGCCTGGCCGACGCGGGCGACCAGGAACGGGTGACGCGCCGCATCAACGGCGGCGTGAACGGCCTGGCCGAGCGCCTGGCCCTGTACGTGGCAGCGCGCAGGGTGCTCGCATGAAGCCGTCGTTGAGCATTGTGGCCATGCTGCTGTTGTTGGGGGCAGCCGTATTTTCCGCCCAGCGCTGGGGACGCGAAGCGGGCCGTGCCGCATGTGCGGCGCAAGTGCTGCAGGTACAAGGCGTATTGCTGCGCCAGGACCAGGCGCTGAATGCACTGAGGGAGGAGGGCGTACGACGCTCGGCGCGGGCCCGGCTAGCGCTGGCCGGTGCCCTGGCCGGGCAGACTGAGGCGCAGGCGGCTGCGGCGCGTATCCTGGCATTGCAGCCCGCAGGCGATGCGTGCCGCGCGGCCGAGGCGCTGATCGCCCGTGAAACGGCTGGAAGCGCCGCTGGCGGGACGCCATGAGCGCGGCATGCACGGCAATGACGAGTGCGCCGGCGCCGCTGCGCGTCTGGCTCTGCTTGCGCGCTTGCTCACTGACCTGTTCACTGGCCAGCCTGCTGGTGTGTCTGCTGGGGGGCTGCGCGGCAGGCGGACCAAGGCTGGAAGCGGCAACGGAAAGGCTGCCCATTGCCGTGCCCTGTATCGCCGTTCGCCCTGCGGCGCCACTCTTGCCAGCCGTGCCGCAGCACGGCATTTTTGCGCAAGTACAAGCCTTGCTGGCGCGCGAGCAATTGCGTACTGCCTATGTGCGGCAGCTGGAAGCGCTGATGGATGGCTGTGCCGGCAGCTAGCGCAGAGCGCTGCTTGACGACATCGGCGCCTGGTTGGTGGCCAGAGTGCAGTTGACTTGCGGCAGGCTGCACCGTGCATGCCCCCTGGCCGCGAGCGCCCGGTGGCGTTTCCTCATGCCCGGTCCTGATGCTGCCTCCCATGCCGCCTTCTGGTGCGGCCGCGTGCTGGCGCGCCAGAAAACAGTGCAGCGCGGCGTGGCGGGCGCCTGATTTTGACGAACGTGATGGTATTTCGGCACAATTCCTGTATACAATCGTCGCTGGCACGAAGCGTGCATGGCATACCTTGGTCATCCCATCCAAGGAGCTTTGCATGCCTCATCCACCGCCAGTGTGTTCCTGTCGTCCCGTTTCTCTCTTGCTTTTCCCTTTCACCTGCGCCCATCCGGGCCGCGGCAACCCAGGAAATGGAGCGTAAATGGCCTCTCCCCGCTTGAAATCCATCCACCGCAGCGCTCCGGGCGGCACGCCTGCCGCGCCATCGCCCGTCGATGAAATCCTGCCAGCCGGCAAGCTGTTCACCCTCGGTTTGCAGCATGTGCTCGTCATGTATGCGGGTGCCATCGCCGTGCCGCTGATCGTCGGCCGTGCCCTCAAGCTGCCGCCCGGGCAGGTGGCGGCGTTGATCAGTGCCGACCTGTTCTGCTGCGGCCTGGTGACCCTGATCCAGTCCCTGGGCATCGGCAAGTACTTCGGCATCCGCCTGCCCGTGATGATGGGTGTGACCTTTGCCGCCGTCAGTCCCATGCTGGCCATGGCGAACAACCCGGCCCTGGGCATCACCGGCATCTTTGGCGCCGTGATCGGCGCCGGCGTGGTCTCCATGCTGATCGCGCCTTTCATCAGCCGCCTGCTGGCCCTGTTTCCGCCCGTGGTCACCGGCAGCATCATCGCCGTGATCGGTGTGTCGCTGATGCGCGTGGGCGTGAACTGGGCCATGGGCGGGCCGCCCGCCATGGCGCAAATTGCCGATCCCGCCTTCCTCAAGATGGCCGCTGCCGCCACGGCGGCCGGCTTGCCTGCGCCGCTTGGCCCCGTGCCGCTGATCGCCAACCCCGGCTACGGCGCGCTGGATAACATGGGCATCGTCTTTTTCGTGCTGGCCGTCATTTTGCTGGTGGCCAAGTATGGCCGGGGGTTCCTGTCGAATATCGCGGTATTGATCGGCATCATCGCCGGCACAGCCTTGTCGTTTGCGCTGGGCAAGGCCGATTTCGCCAAGGTGGCCAGCGCCAAGGCCTTTGCCATCGTCACGCCGTTTCAGTTCGGCATGCCGACCTTCGACGTGGTCGCCATTGTGACCATGAGCCTGGTGATGATCGTCGTCATGATCGAATCGCTGGGCATGTTTTTGGCGCTGGGCGAAATGACGGACAAGCGCATCACGCAGGACGACATCAGCCGCGGCTTGCGCGTCGATGGCCTGGGCACGCTGATCGGCGGCATCTTCAATACCTTCCCGTACACCTCGTTCTCGCAAAACGTGGGCCTGGTCGGGGTGACGGGCGTGCGCAGCCGCTGGGTCTGCGTAGCGGCCGGCATCATCCTGCTGGTCATGGGCGTGATCCCGAAGATCGCGCAGACGGCCGAAGCCGTACCGGCGTTCGTGCTGGGCGGGGCAGGGCTGGTGATGTTCGGCATGGTGGCCGCCACCGGCATCCGCATCCTGGCCGGCGTCGACTACAAGAGCAACCGCAACAACCTGTTCATCGTGGCCCTGGCTATCGGTTTTGGCATGCTGCCACTGGTGGCAGAGCAATATGCGCAGCACATGCCGAAGGCCCTGTCGCCGTTGCTGCACAGCGGCATCCTGCTGGCCGCCATCGTGGCCGTGCTGCTCAATCTGTTTTTCAACGGGCTGGCGTCAAGCGAAAAAGCGCGGGAGCAGGCGCGCGATAACAGTCATGGCAGCGAGTGAGGAGAGTCGCCCCGCGCCGGCCTGCTGGTCAGCCAGGCGGCAGAATGTTGAGCACCACGCAATTGCGTCCCGCATCCTTGGCGTGGTATAGCGCGGCGTCGGCCAGCCGCAACAGGGCGTCGGGATCGGCGGCGCCCGGTGGCGACTGGACCGCGATGCCGACGCTGATCGTCACCTGTGCCGCATCCGCACTCGCATGGGGGATGGACAGCTCTTCGATGGCACGCCGCAGCGCGTCGCCGATCTGACGCGCCTCGTCAGCGCCCGTGTTCGGCAGCACGATCGAAAACTCTTCGCCGCCGTAGCGCGCCGTCAGGTCGCCCGCGCGCCGCATGCCGGCCGCCAGCGCCTGCGCGACCCGGATCAGGCAGGCGTCACCGGCCTGGTGGCCGTGACGGTCGTTGAAGCGCTTGAAGTAGTCGACATCGAGCATGATGACGGCAAGCGACTGGCCGACGCGCGTGGCACGCGCACATTCGGCGCGCAGCACGTCGTCGAAATGGCGCCGGTTCGACAGGCCCGTCAGGCCGTCGGTGATGGACAGGGTCGCCAGCTTGCGGTTGGCGTCTTCCAGCTGCTCCGTGCGTTCGGCAACGCGCCGCTCCAGGCTGTCATGCAGCCTGGCGCTGGAGATCGAGATCATCGCCTGTACACCGAGCATGCGCAGGAAGGCGACGCGCTCCTGCGTGAACGAGGCTTCTGCCAGCCGGTTCTCGAAGTACAGGATGCCGCCGATCTGGCCGCCGTGCCGGATCGGCAGGCACATGACGGCGCGCGGCCGCCGCAATTGCACGTACGCGTCGGCGGCAAAGCGCGAGACGCCCGTGATGCTGTCTTCGATCACCTCCGCGCCAGTGCGGATCACGTAGCGCAGCAGCGATAGCGGGAATTGCGGGTCGCTGGCGGCGTTCAGGTCGAGCCGCCGTGCTTGCAGGACGGTGATGCCATCGTCATCGATATTGGCCTCCAGCTGGTAGCTGCCTTCGGATAGCAGCAGCAGGCGCGCCACTTGCCCGCCAGCGTTTTCGCATACGATGGAAATGAGGCGTGTCAGCACGTTGCGCAGGCCCACTTCGTTCGACAGGATCTGTGCCGCTTTCAGCAGCGACACCATGTCGAGCGCGGAAGCGCCGTGCGTGTGGGGGCCCACATGCGACAGCGTGGCGCGGCCATCCATCCTTGACAGCAGCGCAGCGTGGCGCGCCCGCAGTTGCGTCACCTTGCCCTCCGCACCCCACTGGCCGTAGTGCGCGATGGCGTCCTGGATGAAGACGCCGGCCACGCGCGCGTGGCCCTGCTCGGACCAGCATTCGCCGCACAGCTCATTGCCCAGCGCTTGCACGTTGATGTAGCCTGCCAGGCCCGCGGCGTCGATCGCCTGCCGGTAATGGCGCGTGGCCAGCTGCAGATCGTCCCTGTAGCGTGCCATCTCGGCCATCACCAGCAGATGTTTGGCCGCGCTATTGTCCGAGCCTTGCCTGGCCCACTCGGCGAGGCTCGCCTGCAGTGCGTCGATCACGCTCAGCACCGCGCCCGCATCGGGTCGCGCCGGGTCGCGTCGCAAGGCGCGGATCAGGATCAGCGCGGCGTAGAAGCTGCACTCGGCAACCTTGGCCTGGCCGCGCATGATCTGGGTGACGATGCCGAGCTGACCGGCCAGCAGCTCGGCGTCGGCGCCGTCGAACAGGTAGGCGTTGCGGATCTTGCCTTGCAAATAGTAGGCGCGGTACAGCTGCGAGTCGCCATACTGATTGAGGAAGCGCGCCTCGCTGAACGTCGCATCATCGTAGCTGTCGTGCCGGGGCAGCAGGCCCATCAGACATTTGATCGGCTGGACAGCGGCGGCGACGCAGCAATCGGCCATCGCCTGCTGGCCGTTGGCGCGCATCAGCGCCAGGTCGTGCTCGATGTCGTGCATCAGGTGCGGCAGATAGTCGCCGAGGATCATCCTCTCGGTGGCGCGCACGGCCGCCACCACGCCGACCTGCACGAAATCGGCGATTTCCAGTGCCCAGCCAAAGGCTTCTTCGTACAGGGCGTCGGAGCTGCGCAGCGGCTGCGTCCAATGGCTGATGAGCGCACCGAACATTAGGCCCGTGAGCGTGCGCGTCTGCAGATTGGCACGCCGCCTGGCCAGCGCCATCGCCATCGCGCCGAAGTCGTAGCCGCGCGCCACGTCGCCGTCGTACAGCGCCAGCATCATCGCGTAGCCGACATAGGCGACGGCGCTGAAATCGCTGTTCCCCCGTTGCATGGACAGCCGCGTCATCGATACCACCATCAGCGCGCTCAGATCCTGCTGGCCGGCGTAATAGCTGGCCATCCACAGGCCCTGCATCATCTGCATCGCGGCCACCGCGTCCGGCGCGCACATGTCGCCGGCCGCCAGCAAGGTGTCGGGCGCCCGCGCGCCAGGCTGCCGTCCGATATCGGCGAGGATCTCGTCGAAGCGCGCCTTCATGTGCGCCACATCGTGTGGAATGGCGATGTTCAACTGCGCCAGGCCTTCGCGCTGCACGGCGATGGCGTCGAGCAGGCGGCCCTGCAATTGATACTGGTGCGCCTGGATGGCAATGCAGCGTACCTGCAGCAGCGGGCGCAAGGTGCGGGCGCGCAGCAGCGGATAGATCGCCTCGGCGGCATCGAACTGCCCGCACAGGTAAGCCGCTTCGGCCGCGCCCAGCTGCAGGTCGAGCCAGAGGTCGGCGTGGACGCTCCACGCCTCCGCAGACAGCAGACCCAGACCAATTCGCATGTGTTCCAGCGTGGCCTGGAACGCGGCCGAGCGTCGTGCCTTGCCGCCGGCCCGCAGATTGAGCGCCGCCAGCTGCACGCGCTCATCCGCATCGTCGAGCAGCGCACGGCCGGCGTTGAGCTGCTCGACGATTTCAAACAGTGTTACGTCCTGGTGCTCCGGCGCCGTATGCCGCAGCAGCAGGCGGCCGATGCGAAGATGGTTGGCCGCGCGGGTGCCGGCATCGGCGACCAGGTAGGCTGCCTGCTGCACCCGGTCGTGCAGGAAACGGTAATTGACGCCGCTGTGGCCGGCACGGGTGTCGCCATCGACGTATTTATAGCGTTCGTCGAGCGGCTGGGCCAGTCCGGCATGGAGCGCCGGCCACAAGGCTTGCTGCGTGTGCCGGGGCGAGCGGTCCGTTGCCAGTGCAAGCGTGTCGAGCGTGAAGCGGTTGCCGCTGGAGGCGGCCAGTTGCAGCAGGTGCTGCGTTGCCGTGGGCAGGCGGTGGATTTTCTCCAGCAGCACATCGACCACGTTGTCGGTATATTTGACCTGTTGTATCGCGGGCAGGTCCCAGTCCCAGCAATCGCCTTCGGCCCGGTAGCGCAGGTGGCCCGTCTCATTGAGCGAAGCGAGGAACTGGTTGAGGAAAAATGGATTGCCGGCCGTCTTGTTGTAGCAAATGCGGGTCAGGGGCGCGCAGTCAGGTGCCGCCACGCGCACGGTAGCCGCTACCATTTGCGCCACCTGCGGCTCGCTCAGGGGGCTCAGTAACAGCGTGGACAGGCGCACCTCGCGTGCGAGCAGCTTGTCGCGCAGCGCGATGAGCGGGTGCGCGGCGCTCACTTCGTTGTCGCGGTA of Janthinobacterium sp. PAMC25594 contains these proteins:
- a CDS encoding glycoside hydrolase family 19 protein; translated protein: MQIMPLAGRRATLFLAPLNAAMAEFGIDTPLRQAAFLAQVGHESGQLRHVRELASGAAYEGRADLGNVVAGDGVRFKGRGLLQVTGRVNYAACGVALGLDLLVAPQLLEQTIFACRSAGWFWQSRGLNRLADAGDQERVTRRINGGVNGLAERLALYVAARRVLA
- a CDS encoding nucleobase:cation symporter-2 family protein — encoded protein: MASPRLKSIHRSAPGGTPAAPSPVDEILPAGKLFTLGLQHVLVMYAGAIAVPLIVGRALKLPPGQVAALISADLFCCGLVTLIQSLGIGKYFGIRLPVMMGVTFAAVSPMLAMANNPALGITGIFGAVIGAGVVSMLIAPFISRLLALFPPVVTGSIIAVIGVSLMRVGVNWAMGGPPAMAQIADPAFLKMAAAATAAGLPAPLGPVPLIANPGYGALDNMGIVFFVLAVILLVAKYGRGFLSNIAVLIGIIAGTALSFALGKADFAKVASAKAFAIVTPFQFGMPTFDVVAIVTMSLVMIVVMIESLGMFLALGEMTDKRITQDDISRGLRVDGLGTLIGGIFNTFPYTSFSQNVGLVGVTGVRSRWVCVAAGIILLVMGVIPKIAQTAEAVPAFVLGGAGLVMFGMVAATGIRILAGVDYKSNRNNLFIVALAIGFGMLPLVAEQYAQHMPKALSPLLHSGILLAAIVAVLLNLFFNGLASSEKAREQARDNSHGSE